The following proteins are encoded in a genomic region of Cricetulus griseus strain 17A/GY chromosome 7, alternate assembly CriGri-PICRH-1.0, whole genome shotgun sequence:
- the LOC113836810 gene encoding E3 ubiquitin-protein ligase TRIM17, giving the protein MDAVELARRLQEEATCSICLDYFSDPVMTACGHNFCRECIQMSWEKGKGKKGKRKQKGSFPCPECREMSPQRNLRPNRLLTKVAEMARQHPGLQKRDLCQAHQEPLKLFCQDDQIPICVVCRESQEHRLHRVLPVDEAAKEYKRRLEEDIKYLREEMIKTETLQAKEEQTLTEWQETVKERRERILEEFQKVVLFLVEEERRILQVLKKEEEETLAKLQDNKVSLDRQGRSLDLLLLQLEERVQQEPLQMLQDLKDTLTRKESLNTQYPEVNLPVALKTVCRVPGQIDVLKSFQEAVVPDPSSAYPYLLLYESRQRRYLSPPPESSAPYSKDRFVAYPCAVGQKSFSSGRHYWEVGMNLTGDALWALGVCRDNVSRKDRVPKSPENGFWVVQLSKGKKHLSSIPDSATVTLTEPPSHMGIFLDFQAGEVSFYSVNDGSHLHSFSQVTFPGPLLPFFCLGAPKSGQMVISTVTMWVKG; this is encoded by the exons ATGGATGCTGTGGAACTTGCCAGAAGGTTGCAAGAGGAGGCCACATGTTCCATCTGCCTGGACTACTTCTCTGATCCTGTGATGACTGCCTGTGGCCACAACTTCTGCAGAGAATGCATCCAGATGAgctgggagaaagggaagggcaagaaagggaagaggaagcagaagggcTCATTCCCCTGCCCTGAGTGCAGGGAGATGTCCCCTCAGAGGAACCTGAGGCCCAACCGCCTACTAACAAAGGTGGCCGAGATGGCCCGCCAGCACCCAGGGCTGCAGAAGCGAGACCTGTGCCAGGCACACCAAGAGCCCCTTAAGCTATTCTGCCAGGATGACCAGATCCCCATTTGTGTGGTCTGCAGGGAGTCCCAGGAGCACCGGCTGCATAGGGTGTTGCCTGTGGATGAGGCTGCAAAGGAGTATAAG AGAAGGTTGGAGGAAGACATAAAGTATCTTCGGGaggagatgataaagacagagacaTTGCAAGCCAAGGAGGAGCAGACCTTAACTGAGTGGCAG GAGACAGTGAAGGAGCGGAGAGAGCGAATCTTGGAGGAGTTCCAGAAGGTGGTCCTGTTTCTGGTGGAAGAAGAACGCAGGATTCTCCAGGTcctgaagaaggaggaagaggaaaccttGGCGAAGCTGCAGGACAACAAGGTCTCCCTGGATCGCCAAGGCCGCTCCCTGGACCTGCTCCTGCTGCAGCTGGAGGAGCGGGTCCAGCAGGAGCCGCTTCAGATGCTGCAG GATTTGAAGGACACCTTGACCAG GAAGGAGAGCCTCAACACGCAGTACCCAGAGGTGAACCTCCCCGTGGCTCTCAAGACCGTGtgcagagttccagggcagataGATGTGCTCAAAAGCTTTCAAG AGGCTGTGGTGCCGGACCCCAGCTCAGCATACCCCTATCTCCTCCTGTATGAAAGCCGCCAGAGGCGATACCTGAGCCCACCGCCAGAGAGCAGCGCGCCCTATAGCAAGGACCGGTTCGTAGCCTACCCCTGCGCTGTGGGACAGAAGAGCTTTTCCTCTGGAAGGCACTACTGGGAAGTGGGCATGAATCTCACCGGGGATGCACTCTGGGCCTTAGGCGTGTGCAGGGACAACGTGAGCCGGAAGGACAGAGTGCCCAAGTCCCCGGAAAATGGGTTCTGGGTAGTGCAGCTGTCCAAGGGGAAGAAGCACTTGTCCTCGATACCGGACTCCGCTACAGTCACACTCACGGAGCCTCCCAGTCACATGGGCATCTTCCTGGACTTCCAGGCCGGGGAGGTGTCCTTCTACAGTGTGAACGATGGGTCCCACTTGCACAGCTTCTCCCAGGTGACCTTCCCTGGGCCGCTGCTGCCGTTTTTCTGCTTGGGTGCTCCAAAGTCGGGCCAGATGGTCATCTCCACAGTGACCATGTGGGTGAAGGGTTAG
- the Trim11 gene encoding E3 ubiquitin-protein ligase TRIM11 isoform X4, whose translation MAAPDLSTNLQEEATCAICLDYFTDPVMTDCGHNFCRECIRRCWGQPEGPYACPECRELSAQRNLRPNRPLAKMAEMARRLHPPSPVPQGVCAAHREPLDTFCGDDLCLLCPTCERSEHWAHRVRPLQDAAEDLKGRLEKSLEHLRKQMDDAMLFQAQAEETCALWQKMVESQRQNVLGEFERLRRLLAEEEQQLLQKLEEEELEVLPRLREGAARLGQQSTQLAALISELENRCQLPALGLLQDIKDALCRVQDVKLQPPEVVPMELRTVCRVPGLVETLRRFRGDITLDPDTANPELVLSEDRRSVQRGDQRQTLPDSPERFDPGPCVLGQERITSGRHYWEVEVGDRTSWALGVCKENVNRKEKGELSAGNGFWILVFLGSFYNSTERAFSPLRDPPKRVGIFLDYEAGHLSFYSATDGSLLFIFPETPFSGTLRPLFSPLSSSPTPMTICRLIGVPGDTTGPQ comes from the exons ATGGCCGCCCCGGACTTGTCCACCAACCTCCAAGAGGAGGCCACCTGCGCCATCTGCCTCGATTACTTCACCGACCCGGTGATGACCGACTGCGGTCACAACTTCTGCCGCGAGTGCATCCGACGTTGTTGGGGCCAGCCCGAGGGCCCATACGCGTGCCCCGAGTGCCGCGAGCTGTCGGCGCAGAGGAACCTGCGACCCAACCGCCCGCTCGCCAAGATGGCAGAAATGGCTCGGCGCCTGCACCCACCGTCGCCGGTCCCGCAGGGTGTATGCGCGGCGCACCGCGAGCCGCTGGACACCTTCTGCGGCGACGACCTCTGCCTGCTGTGTCCCACCTGCGAGCGCTCGGAGCACTGGGCTCACCGGGTACGACCGCTGCAGGACGCGGCCGAAGACCTCAAG GGGAGGCTGGAGAAGTCACTGGAGCACTTGCGGAAACAAATGGACGATGCGATGCTGTTCCAAGCCCAGGCTGAGGAAACCTGTGCCTTGTGGCAG AAGATGGTGGAGAGCCAGCGGCAGAATGTGCTGGGTGAGTTTGAGAGGCTGCGCCGCCTGTTGGCAGAAGAGGAGCAACAGCTGCTGCAGAAGCTGGAGGAAGAGGAGCTGGAGGTACTGCCGCGACTGCGCGAAGGGGCTGCGAGACTCGGCCAGCAGAGCACACAGCTGGCAGCCCTCATCTCAGAGCTTGAGAACCGCTGCCAGCTACCAGCGCTGGGGTTATTGCAG GACATTAAGGACGCCCTGTGCAG GGTGCAAGATGTGAAGCTGCAGCCTCCAGAGGTGGTGCCCATGGAGCTGAGGACCGTGTGCCGGGTCCCAGGGCTGGTGGAGACCCTGCGGAGGTTCCGAG GGGACATAACCCTGGACCCAGACACTGCCAATCCAGAGCTCGTCTTGTCTGAGGACCGGAGGAGTGTGCAGCGTGGTGACCAGCGGCAGACCCTGCCTGACAGCCCAGAGCGTTTTGACCCAGGCCCCTGTGTGCTAGGTCAGGAACGCATCACCTCTGGCCGCCACTACTGGGAGGTAGAAGTTGGGGACCGCACCAGCTGGGCGCTTGGCGTGTGCAAAGAAAATGTcaacaggaaggaaaagggggagcTGTCAGCTGGCAACGGGTTCTGGATCCTGGTGTTCCTGGGGAGTTTCTATAATTCCACTGAGCGGGCCTTCTCCCCACTACGGGACCCTCCTAAGCGTGTAGGCATCTTTCTGGACTATGAAGCTGGTCATCTCTCATTCTACAGTGCCACAGATGGGTCGCTGCTGTTTATCTTCCCTGAGACCCCCTTCTCAGGCACACTCCGACCCCTCTTCTCACCTTTGTCTAGTAGTCCGACCCCTATGACCATCTGCAGGCTGATAGGCGTACCTGGGGACACCACTGGTCCCCAGTGA
- the Trim11 gene encoding E3 ubiquitin-protein ligase TRIM11 isoform X2, whose protein sequence is MAAPDLSTNLQEEATCAICLDYFTDPVMTDCGHNFCRECIRRCWGQPEGPYACPECRELSAQRNLRPNRPLAKMAEMARRLHPPSPVPQGVCAAHREPLDTFCGDDLCLLCPTCERSEHWAHRVRPLQDAAEDLKVRSARCNRSMPGAKGCPVTVPPWGRLEKSLEHLRKQMDDAMLFQAQAEETCALWQKMVESQRQNVLGEFERLRRLLAEEEQQLLQKLEEEELEVLPRLREGAARLGQQSTQLAALISELENRCQLPALGLLQDIKDALCRVQDVKLQPPEVVPMELRTVCRVPGLVETLRRFRGDITLDPDTANPELVLSEDRRSVQRGDQRQTLPDSPERFDPGPCVLGQERITSGRHYWEVEVGDRTSWALGVCKENVNRKEKGELSAGNGFWILVFLGSFYNSTERAFSPLRDPPKRVGIFLDYEAGHLSFYSATDGSLLFIFPETPFSGTLRPLFSPLSSSPTPMTICRLIGVPGDTTGPQ, encoded by the exons ATGGCCGCCCCGGACTTGTCCACCAACCTCCAAGAGGAGGCCACCTGCGCCATCTGCCTCGATTACTTCACCGACCCGGTGATGACCGACTGCGGTCACAACTTCTGCCGCGAGTGCATCCGACGTTGTTGGGGCCAGCCCGAGGGCCCATACGCGTGCCCCGAGTGCCGCGAGCTGTCGGCGCAGAGGAACCTGCGACCCAACCGCCCGCTCGCCAAGATGGCAGAAATGGCTCGGCGCCTGCACCCACCGTCGCCGGTCCCGCAGGGTGTATGCGCGGCGCACCGCGAGCCGCTGGACACCTTCTGCGGCGACGACCTCTGCCTGCTGTGTCCCACCTGCGAGCGCTCGGAGCACTGGGCTCACCGGGTACGACCGCTGCAGGACGCGGCCGAAGACCTCAAGGTGCGTTCCGCCAGGTGCAACCGGTCCATGCCTGGAGCGAAGGGATGTCCAGTCACTGTCCCGCCTTGG GGGAGGCTGGAGAAGTCACTGGAGCACTTGCGGAAACAAATGGACGATGCGATGCTGTTCCAAGCCCAGGCTGAGGAAACCTGTGCCTTGTGGCAG AAGATGGTGGAGAGCCAGCGGCAGAATGTGCTGGGTGAGTTTGAGAGGCTGCGCCGCCTGTTGGCAGAAGAGGAGCAACAGCTGCTGCAGAAGCTGGAGGAAGAGGAGCTGGAGGTACTGCCGCGACTGCGCGAAGGGGCTGCGAGACTCGGCCAGCAGAGCACACAGCTGGCAGCCCTCATCTCAGAGCTTGAGAACCGCTGCCAGCTACCAGCGCTGGGGTTATTGCAG GACATTAAGGACGCCCTGTGCAG GGTGCAAGATGTGAAGCTGCAGCCTCCAGAGGTGGTGCCCATGGAGCTGAGGACCGTGTGCCGGGTCCCAGGGCTGGTGGAGACCCTGCGGAGGTTCCGAG GGGACATAACCCTGGACCCAGACACTGCCAATCCAGAGCTCGTCTTGTCTGAGGACCGGAGGAGTGTGCAGCGTGGTGACCAGCGGCAGACCCTGCCTGACAGCCCAGAGCGTTTTGACCCAGGCCCCTGTGTGCTAGGTCAGGAACGCATCACCTCTGGCCGCCACTACTGGGAGGTAGAAGTTGGGGACCGCACCAGCTGGGCGCTTGGCGTGTGCAAAGAAAATGTcaacaggaaggaaaagggggagcTGTCAGCTGGCAACGGGTTCTGGATCCTGGTGTTCCTGGGGAGTTTCTATAATTCCACTGAGCGGGCCTTCTCCCCACTACGGGACCCTCCTAAGCGTGTAGGCATCTTTCTGGACTATGAAGCTGGTCATCTCTCATTCTACAGTGCCACAGATGGGTCGCTGCTGTTTATCTTCCCTGAGACCCCCTTCTCAGGCACACTCCGACCCCTCTTCTCACCTTTGTCTAGTAGTCCGACCCCTATGACCATCTGCAGGCTGATAGGCGTACCTGGGGACACCACTGGTCCCCAGTGA
- the Trim11 gene encoding E3 ubiquitin-protein ligase TRIM11 isoform X3, producing the protein MAAPDLSTNLQEEATCAICLDYFTDPVMTDCGHNFCRECIRRCWGQPEGPYACPECRELSAQRNLRPNRPLAKMAEMARRLHPPSPVPQGVCAAHREPLDTFCGDDLCLLCPTCERSEHWAHRVRPLQDAAEDLKVRSARCNRSMPGAKGCPVTVPPWGRLEKSLEHLRKQMDDAMLFQAQAEETCALWQMVESQRQNVLGEFERLRRLLAEEEQQLLQKLEEEELEVLPRLREGAARLGQQSTQLAALISELENRCQLPALGLLQDIKDALCRVQDVKLQPPEVVPMELRTVCRVPGLVETLRRFRGDITLDPDTANPELVLSEDRRSVQRGDQRQTLPDSPERFDPGPCVLGQERITSGRHYWEVEVGDRTSWALGVCKENVNRKEKGELSAGNGFWILVFLGSFYNSTERAFSPLRDPPKRVGIFLDYEAGHLSFYSATDGSLLFIFPETPFSGTLRPLFSPLSSSPTPMTICRLIGVPGDTTGPQ; encoded by the exons ATGGCCGCCCCGGACTTGTCCACCAACCTCCAAGAGGAGGCCACCTGCGCCATCTGCCTCGATTACTTCACCGACCCGGTGATGACCGACTGCGGTCACAACTTCTGCCGCGAGTGCATCCGACGTTGTTGGGGCCAGCCCGAGGGCCCATACGCGTGCCCCGAGTGCCGCGAGCTGTCGGCGCAGAGGAACCTGCGACCCAACCGCCCGCTCGCCAAGATGGCAGAAATGGCTCGGCGCCTGCACCCACCGTCGCCGGTCCCGCAGGGTGTATGCGCGGCGCACCGCGAGCCGCTGGACACCTTCTGCGGCGACGACCTCTGCCTGCTGTGTCCCACCTGCGAGCGCTCGGAGCACTGGGCTCACCGGGTACGACCGCTGCAGGACGCGGCCGAAGACCTCAAGGTGCGTTCCGCCAGGTGCAACCGGTCCATGCCTGGAGCGAAGGGATGTCCAGTCACTGTCCCGCCTTGG GGGAGGCTGGAGAAGTCACTGGAGCACTTGCGGAAACAAATGGACGATGCGATGCTGTTCCAAGCCCAGGCTGAGGAAACCTGTGCCTTGTGGCAG ATGGTGGAGAGCCAGCGGCAGAATGTGCTGGGTGAGTTTGAGAGGCTGCGCCGCCTGTTGGCAGAAGAGGAGCAACAGCTGCTGCAGAAGCTGGAGGAAGAGGAGCTGGAGGTACTGCCGCGACTGCGCGAAGGGGCTGCGAGACTCGGCCAGCAGAGCACACAGCTGGCAGCCCTCATCTCAGAGCTTGAGAACCGCTGCCAGCTACCAGCGCTGGGGTTATTGCAG GACATTAAGGACGCCCTGTGCAG GGTGCAAGATGTGAAGCTGCAGCCTCCAGAGGTGGTGCCCATGGAGCTGAGGACCGTGTGCCGGGTCCCAGGGCTGGTGGAGACCCTGCGGAGGTTCCGAG GGGACATAACCCTGGACCCAGACACTGCCAATCCAGAGCTCGTCTTGTCTGAGGACCGGAGGAGTGTGCAGCGTGGTGACCAGCGGCAGACCCTGCCTGACAGCCCAGAGCGTTTTGACCCAGGCCCCTGTGTGCTAGGTCAGGAACGCATCACCTCTGGCCGCCACTACTGGGAGGTAGAAGTTGGGGACCGCACCAGCTGGGCGCTTGGCGTGTGCAAAGAAAATGTcaacaggaaggaaaagggggagcTGTCAGCTGGCAACGGGTTCTGGATCCTGGTGTTCCTGGGGAGTTTCTATAATTCCACTGAGCGGGCCTTCTCCCCACTACGGGACCCTCCTAAGCGTGTAGGCATCTTTCTGGACTATGAAGCTGGTCATCTCTCATTCTACAGTGCCACAGATGGGTCGCTGCTGTTTATCTTCCCTGAGACCCCCTTCTCAGGCACACTCCGACCCCTCTTCTCACCTTTGTCTAGTAGTCCGACCCCTATGACCATCTGCAGGCTGATAGGCGTACCTGGGGACACCACTGGTCCCCAGTGA
- the Trim11 gene encoding E3 ubiquitin-protein ligase TRIM11 isoform X5, producing MAAPDLSTNLQEEATCAICLDYFTDPVMTDCGHNFCRECIRRCWGQPEGPYACPECRELSAQRNLRPNRPLAKMAEMARRLHPPSPVPQGVCAAHREPLDTFCGDDLCLLCPTCERSEHWAHRVRPLQDAAEDLKGRLEKSLEHLRKQMDDAMLFQAQAEETCALWQMVESQRQNVLGEFERLRRLLAEEEQQLLQKLEEEELEVLPRLREGAARLGQQSTQLAALISELENRCQLPALGLLQDIKDALCRVQDVKLQPPEVVPMELRTVCRVPGLVETLRRFRGDITLDPDTANPELVLSEDRRSVQRGDQRQTLPDSPERFDPGPCVLGQERITSGRHYWEVEVGDRTSWALGVCKENVNRKEKGELSAGNGFWILVFLGSFYNSTERAFSPLRDPPKRVGIFLDYEAGHLSFYSATDGSLLFIFPETPFSGTLRPLFSPLSSSPTPMTICRLIGVPGDTTGPQ from the exons ATGGCCGCCCCGGACTTGTCCACCAACCTCCAAGAGGAGGCCACCTGCGCCATCTGCCTCGATTACTTCACCGACCCGGTGATGACCGACTGCGGTCACAACTTCTGCCGCGAGTGCATCCGACGTTGTTGGGGCCAGCCCGAGGGCCCATACGCGTGCCCCGAGTGCCGCGAGCTGTCGGCGCAGAGGAACCTGCGACCCAACCGCCCGCTCGCCAAGATGGCAGAAATGGCTCGGCGCCTGCACCCACCGTCGCCGGTCCCGCAGGGTGTATGCGCGGCGCACCGCGAGCCGCTGGACACCTTCTGCGGCGACGACCTCTGCCTGCTGTGTCCCACCTGCGAGCGCTCGGAGCACTGGGCTCACCGGGTACGACCGCTGCAGGACGCGGCCGAAGACCTCAAG GGGAGGCTGGAGAAGTCACTGGAGCACTTGCGGAAACAAATGGACGATGCGATGCTGTTCCAAGCCCAGGCTGAGGAAACCTGTGCCTTGTGGCAG ATGGTGGAGAGCCAGCGGCAGAATGTGCTGGGTGAGTTTGAGAGGCTGCGCCGCCTGTTGGCAGAAGAGGAGCAACAGCTGCTGCAGAAGCTGGAGGAAGAGGAGCTGGAGGTACTGCCGCGACTGCGCGAAGGGGCTGCGAGACTCGGCCAGCAGAGCACACAGCTGGCAGCCCTCATCTCAGAGCTTGAGAACCGCTGCCAGCTACCAGCGCTGGGGTTATTGCAG GACATTAAGGACGCCCTGTGCAG GGTGCAAGATGTGAAGCTGCAGCCTCCAGAGGTGGTGCCCATGGAGCTGAGGACCGTGTGCCGGGTCCCAGGGCTGGTGGAGACCCTGCGGAGGTTCCGAG GGGACATAACCCTGGACCCAGACACTGCCAATCCAGAGCTCGTCTTGTCTGAGGACCGGAGGAGTGTGCAGCGTGGTGACCAGCGGCAGACCCTGCCTGACAGCCCAGAGCGTTTTGACCCAGGCCCCTGTGTGCTAGGTCAGGAACGCATCACCTCTGGCCGCCACTACTGGGAGGTAGAAGTTGGGGACCGCACCAGCTGGGCGCTTGGCGTGTGCAAAGAAAATGTcaacaggaaggaaaagggggagcTGTCAGCTGGCAACGGGTTCTGGATCCTGGTGTTCCTGGGGAGTTTCTATAATTCCACTGAGCGGGCCTTCTCCCCACTACGGGACCCTCCTAAGCGTGTAGGCATCTTTCTGGACTATGAAGCTGGTCATCTCTCATTCTACAGTGCCACAGATGGGTCGCTGCTGTTTATCTTCCCTGAGACCCCCTTCTCAGGCACACTCCGACCCCTCTTCTCACCTTTGTCTAGTAGTCCGACCCCTATGACCATCTGCAGGCTGATAGGCGTACCTGGGGACACCACTGGTCCCCAGTGA
- the Trim11 gene encoding E3 ubiquitin-protein ligase TRIM11 isoform X7, whose protein sequence is MAAPDLSTNLQEEATCAICLDYFTDPVMTDCGHNFCRECIRRCWGQPEGPYACPECRELSAQRNLRPNRPLAKMAEMARRLHPPSPVPQGVCAAHREPLDTFCGDDLCLLCPTCERSEHWAHRVRPLQDAAEDLKMVESQRQNVLGEFERLRRLLAEEEQQLLQKLEEEELEVLPRLREGAARLGQQSTQLAALISELENRCQLPALGLLQDIKDALCRVQDVKLQPPEVVPMELRTVCRVPGLVETLRRFRGDITLDPDTANPELVLSEDRRSVQRGDQRQTLPDSPERFDPGPCVLGQERITSGRHYWEVEVGDRTSWALGVCKENVNRKEKGELSAGNGFWILVFLGSFYNSTERAFSPLRDPPKRVGIFLDYEAGHLSFYSATDGSLLFIFPETPFSGTLRPLFSPLSSSPTPMTICRLIGVPGDTTGPQ, encoded by the exons ATGGCCGCCCCGGACTTGTCCACCAACCTCCAAGAGGAGGCCACCTGCGCCATCTGCCTCGATTACTTCACCGACCCGGTGATGACCGACTGCGGTCACAACTTCTGCCGCGAGTGCATCCGACGTTGTTGGGGCCAGCCCGAGGGCCCATACGCGTGCCCCGAGTGCCGCGAGCTGTCGGCGCAGAGGAACCTGCGACCCAACCGCCCGCTCGCCAAGATGGCAGAAATGGCTCGGCGCCTGCACCCACCGTCGCCGGTCCCGCAGGGTGTATGCGCGGCGCACCGCGAGCCGCTGGACACCTTCTGCGGCGACGACCTCTGCCTGCTGTGTCCCACCTGCGAGCGCTCGGAGCACTGGGCTCACCGGGTACGACCGCTGCAGGACGCGGCCGAAGACCTCAAG ATGGTGGAGAGCCAGCGGCAGAATGTGCTGGGTGAGTTTGAGAGGCTGCGCCGCCTGTTGGCAGAAGAGGAGCAACAGCTGCTGCAGAAGCTGGAGGAAGAGGAGCTGGAGGTACTGCCGCGACTGCGCGAAGGGGCTGCGAGACTCGGCCAGCAGAGCACACAGCTGGCAGCCCTCATCTCAGAGCTTGAGAACCGCTGCCAGCTACCAGCGCTGGGGTTATTGCAG GACATTAAGGACGCCCTGTGCAG GGTGCAAGATGTGAAGCTGCAGCCTCCAGAGGTGGTGCCCATGGAGCTGAGGACCGTGTGCCGGGTCCCAGGGCTGGTGGAGACCCTGCGGAGGTTCCGAG GGGACATAACCCTGGACCCAGACACTGCCAATCCAGAGCTCGTCTTGTCTGAGGACCGGAGGAGTGTGCAGCGTGGTGACCAGCGGCAGACCCTGCCTGACAGCCCAGAGCGTTTTGACCCAGGCCCCTGTGTGCTAGGTCAGGAACGCATCACCTCTGGCCGCCACTACTGGGAGGTAGAAGTTGGGGACCGCACCAGCTGGGCGCTTGGCGTGTGCAAAGAAAATGTcaacaggaaggaaaagggggagcTGTCAGCTGGCAACGGGTTCTGGATCCTGGTGTTCCTGGGGAGTTTCTATAATTCCACTGAGCGGGCCTTCTCCCCACTACGGGACCCTCCTAAGCGTGTAGGCATCTTTCTGGACTATGAAGCTGGTCATCTCTCATTCTACAGTGCCACAGATGGGTCGCTGCTGTTTATCTTCCCTGAGACCCCCTTCTCAGGCACACTCCGACCCCTCTTCTCACCTTTGTCTAGTAGTCCGACCCCTATGACCATCTGCAGGCTGATAGGCGTACCTGGGGACACCACTGGTCCCCAGTGA
- the Trim11 gene encoding E3 ubiquitin-protein ligase TRIM11 isoform X6, with protein sequence MAAPDLSTNLQEEATCAICLDYFTDPVMTDCGHNFCRECIRRCWGQPEGPYACPECRELSAQRNLRPNRPLAKMAEMARRLHPPSPVPQGVCAAHREPLDTFCGDDLCLLCPTCERSEHWAHRVRPLQDAAEDLKKMVESQRQNVLGEFERLRRLLAEEEQQLLQKLEEEELEVLPRLREGAARLGQQSTQLAALISELENRCQLPALGLLQDIKDALCRVQDVKLQPPEVVPMELRTVCRVPGLVETLRRFRGDITLDPDTANPELVLSEDRRSVQRGDQRQTLPDSPERFDPGPCVLGQERITSGRHYWEVEVGDRTSWALGVCKENVNRKEKGELSAGNGFWILVFLGSFYNSTERAFSPLRDPPKRVGIFLDYEAGHLSFYSATDGSLLFIFPETPFSGTLRPLFSPLSSSPTPMTICRLIGVPGDTTGPQ encoded by the exons ATGGCCGCCCCGGACTTGTCCACCAACCTCCAAGAGGAGGCCACCTGCGCCATCTGCCTCGATTACTTCACCGACCCGGTGATGACCGACTGCGGTCACAACTTCTGCCGCGAGTGCATCCGACGTTGTTGGGGCCAGCCCGAGGGCCCATACGCGTGCCCCGAGTGCCGCGAGCTGTCGGCGCAGAGGAACCTGCGACCCAACCGCCCGCTCGCCAAGATGGCAGAAATGGCTCGGCGCCTGCACCCACCGTCGCCGGTCCCGCAGGGTGTATGCGCGGCGCACCGCGAGCCGCTGGACACCTTCTGCGGCGACGACCTCTGCCTGCTGTGTCCCACCTGCGAGCGCTCGGAGCACTGGGCTCACCGGGTACGACCGCTGCAGGACGCGGCCGAAGACCTCAAG AAGATGGTGGAGAGCCAGCGGCAGAATGTGCTGGGTGAGTTTGAGAGGCTGCGCCGCCTGTTGGCAGAAGAGGAGCAACAGCTGCTGCAGAAGCTGGAGGAAGAGGAGCTGGAGGTACTGCCGCGACTGCGCGAAGGGGCTGCGAGACTCGGCCAGCAGAGCACACAGCTGGCAGCCCTCATCTCAGAGCTTGAGAACCGCTGCCAGCTACCAGCGCTGGGGTTATTGCAG GACATTAAGGACGCCCTGTGCAG GGTGCAAGATGTGAAGCTGCAGCCTCCAGAGGTGGTGCCCATGGAGCTGAGGACCGTGTGCCGGGTCCCAGGGCTGGTGGAGACCCTGCGGAGGTTCCGAG GGGACATAACCCTGGACCCAGACACTGCCAATCCAGAGCTCGTCTTGTCTGAGGACCGGAGGAGTGTGCAGCGTGGTGACCAGCGGCAGACCCTGCCTGACAGCCCAGAGCGTTTTGACCCAGGCCCCTGTGTGCTAGGTCAGGAACGCATCACCTCTGGCCGCCACTACTGGGAGGTAGAAGTTGGGGACCGCACCAGCTGGGCGCTTGGCGTGTGCAAAGAAAATGTcaacaggaaggaaaagggggagcTGTCAGCTGGCAACGGGTTCTGGATCCTGGTGTTCCTGGGGAGTTTCTATAATTCCACTGAGCGGGCCTTCTCCCCACTACGGGACCCTCCTAAGCGTGTAGGCATCTTTCTGGACTATGAAGCTGGTCATCTCTCATTCTACAGTGCCACAGATGGGTCGCTGCTGTTTATCTTCCCTGAGACCCCCTTCTCAGGCACACTCCGACCCCTCTTCTCACCTTTGTCTAGTAGTCCGACCCCTATGACCATCTGCAGGCTGATAGGCGTACCTGGGGACACCACTGGTCCCCAGTGA